TTGTCCGCAATCAGGTTGCGCCCATCGTGCATTGTCAGGGCCACCTTGTTGCCCCTTATGGTCCTTTTTCCAACCACCTTGCACAGCTTGCTTGCAACATCCTTTCCAGCGGCCTCTAAAAGCCCGAACCTCTTGCTTTTTACCGTGACTGTATAACTTTTCCCGGTCTTTGGAATTGAAATAATGTCCATGATTCCAACAGGGCACCTGATGTCCTTGGCTTTTTTCCCGTTCACAAGAACCTGGCCTGTATTTGCAAGGCCTCTTGCCTCGTGCGAATTGGCTGCCACTTTCAGCAAGTCCCTTAGTACAATCCCAAGGCTGATGCACTCCGCGCCTTTGTGCGCACCAGGCCTTGGCTTGATAGTCCACTTCCTCTCCTTTCTCCCGGTTATGGGCACAACAGATGGCACTGCAAGCCTTGAACTGTGGTGCGTTCCGCCTTTCTTAGCCATATACTATCATCTCGCAATCATGGATTTCCTGTCAGCCTTTGCAAAATCCCCGTCAACAAGCTCAATGTTGGCGGGCTTGATTGGGCGAAGCTTTTCAGTTCCCTTTGCGGTCCTTGAGGTTATGCCCTCGACATAGACCGCGCAGTCGTTGTAGCTTACCCTTGCAATTTTGCCCTCTTTCCCTGCAAACTCCCCTTTGATTATTTTTATCCTGTCCCCGCTGTTTGCAAGCACCGACCTTTTTTTTGTGCCAAGCTTGTTTCTCAGCTCTTTGGACAAGTGCAAATGAAGCGCGCTTCTTTTCAGGTGCAGCGGGCGCGTTGCCTGGAACTTGCGCTGCTTTCTTGGCTGCCTTGATTCAGTCATAATAACACCGACAATAATCATTTTTTCTTTTGCCTGGCCTACATCACTGCGGCTGCAACTGCAGCCACTTTTGGGAACCTTTCAGCCACCTCGCGGGCCACAACTCCCTTGATTTCAGTCCCCACCGGAAGCCCCTGGTCGTCAATCAGGACAGCGGCATTGTCCTCGAATTGTATGCGGGTCCCGTTTGGCCTCCTGTACTCCTTCTTCTGCCTCACAATGACTGCCTTGACGACTTTTTTCCTCATTGTCGGGGTGCCTTTCTTCACGGAGACGGTGACAATGTCGCCGACTCCGACTTTCGGGTAAAGCGCGCGCTTTCCCCTGTATGTCTTTGCCCCGATTATGCTGATTATCTTAGCCCCGGAATTGTCAATGCACTGCATGACAGTCCCTGTTGTCAGGCCCTTTGTGACAGTTGCCGTAAGTCCTTTCATCAAATCAACCTTTTGCCTCAGAAGCGCAAATCCTTATTCGCCTTCTTGCCTCACTTGGCCTTTTTCTTGCCCTCTTTTTTCTCGATTACCTCTACAATCGTCCACGCCTTTGTCTTTGATATCTTCCTGCACTCGGCAATGACTACCTCGTTTCCAAGCACGGCCTTTATGCAGTCTGGGTTGTGCGCCGGAATCCTGCTTTTTCTCCTTGCGTACCTTTTGTACTTTGGAATGTACTGCAGTGCGTCTTTTTCAATGATTGCGGTTCTTTTGACCCTGTCCGACACCACAATCCCAACAGAAGTGTGGCCCCTTGTTGAAAGCTGACCGTGCCTGAAACAGTTGACATCATTGCATTTCTCCATTTTTTCCCTCTCTTTTCATTTTGCTTTCCTACGCCCTGGCTTTTTTCGGCCTTTCATGCGGCCTGAAGCATATCTGCCTGCCATCAACAAGCAC
Above is a genomic segment from Candidatus Parvarchaeota archaeon containing:
- a CDS encoding 30S ribosomal protein S4e, with amino-acid sequence MAKKGGTHHSSRLAVPSVVPITGRKERKWTIKPRPGAHKGAECISLGIVLRDLLKVAANSHEARGLANTGQVLVNGKKAKDIRCPVGIMDIISIPKTGKSYTVTVKSKRFGLLEAAGKDVASKLCKVVGKRTIRGNKVALTMHDGRNLIADNSYKVGDSVVFDLAAKKPSGVLKFGPGAKCLVTSGMHKGAVAKLVGVVERKGSMDAEAKLEGKDGEFVTLAKYLFVVGEQYTEQAS
- a CDS encoding 50S ribosomal protein L24; translation: MIIVGVIMTESRQPRKQRKFQATRPLHLKRSALHLHLSKELRNKLGTKKRSVLANSGDRIKIIKGEFAGKEGKIARVSYNDCAVYVEGITSRTAKGTEKLRPIKPANIELVDGDFAKADRKSMIAR
- a CDS encoding 50S ribosomal protein L14 gives rise to the protein MKGLTATVTKGLTTGTVMQCIDNSGAKIISIIGAKTYRGKRALYPKVGVGDIVTVSVKKGTPTMRKKVVKAVIVRQKKEYRRPNGTRIQFEDNAAVLIDDQGLPVGTEIKGVVAREVAERFPKVAAVAAAVM
- a CDS encoding 30S ribosomal protein S17, whose amino-acid sequence is MEKCNDVNCFRHGQLSTRGHTSVGIVVSDRVKRTAIIEKDALQYIPKYKRYARRKSRIPAHNPDCIKAVLGNEVVIAECRKISKTKAWTIVEVIEKKEGKKKAK